In the Candidatus Omnitrophota bacterium genome, one interval contains:
- a CDS encoding glycosyltransferase family 4 protein, translating to MRILMLHPHDIFSPLEPWTIRIVSFAKEFTKLGYKVKLVYFPLEFSTQTKPQYLNPSLEVIPLRRELGLINFIKNIIIVNKLAKWAEIIHFQKCFYWASIPALLASFLNNKPIHYDWDDWETEIFYECPDSHFLRNLVGRFMRLTENLIPHLVDTISVSSQALYDLCVKLCIPEEKIYIVSVGADLEKFNPNVSGEEIKKRFNLRGKVVLYLGQLHSGQYAEQFIYTANEILKEKKDEEINFLIVGGGFKLNHLKELTKKLNLDSRVIFTGPVTHNEVPKFIAASDICIACFEDNRITRCKSPLKITEYLASGKAIVASDVGEVRKMLNGAGILIKPEDIRALKRGINVLLKDRYLKEDLEKKSRERAERYTWRISAEKILNAYLKNLSNKS from the coding sequence ATGAGAATTTTAATGCTTCATCCCCATGACATATTTTCTCCTTTAGAGCCTTGGACGATAAGGATTGTTAGTTTTGCTAAGGAGTTTACTAAGTTAGGCTATAAAGTAAAATTGGTTTATTTTCCTCTTGAGTTTAGTACTCAGACTAAACCCCAATATCTCAATCCCTCTTTAGAAGTAATCCCTTTGAGAAGAGAATTAGGTTTGATTAATTTTATTAAAAACATAATTATCGTAAATAAATTGGCAAAATGGGCAGAGATAATCCATTTTCAAAAATGTTTTTATTGGGCGTCTATTCCTGCTTTGCTTGCTTCTTTTTTGAATAATAAACCTATCCATTACGACTGGGATGACTGGGAGACAGAAATATTTTATGAATGTCCTGATTCTCACTTTTTAAGGAATCTTGTAGGAAGATTTATGCGCCTTACAGAAAATTTAATTCCTCACTTGGTAGATACAATTTCTGTATCCAGTCAAGCCCTTTACGATTTATGTGTTAAATTGTGTATTCCTGAAGAAAAAATTTATATTGTTTCTGTGGGTGCAGATTTGGAGAAGTTTAATCCTAATGTTTCAGGAGAGGAGATTAAAAAAAGATTTAATCTCAGAGGAAAGGTTGTCCTTTATCTTGGTCAACTCCACAGTGGGCAATATGCGGAGCAATTTATTTATACAGCAAATGAAATTTTAAAGGAAAAAAAAGATGAAGAAATTAATTTTCTTATTGTCGGAGGAGGGTTTAAACTAAATCATTTAAAGGAGCTTACAAAAAAACTTAATCTGGATAGCAGAGTTATCTTTACTGGACCCGTTACCCATAATGAGGTTCCTAAGTTTATTGCAGCCAGTGATATTTGCATAGCCTGTTTTGAAGATAACAGAATTACACGCTGTAAGAGCCCTTTAAAGATTACAGAATACCTTGCCTCGGGTAAGGCAATTGTTGCTTCGGATGTGGGCGAGGTGAGAAAAATGTTAAATGGGGCAGGGATTTTGATTAAGCCTGAGGATATCCGGGCTTTAAAAAGAGGAATTAATGTGCTCTTAAAGGATAGATATTTAAAAGAGGATTTAGAAAAAAAATCCCGAGAAAGAGCAGAAAGATATACCTGGCGTATCTCGGCAGAAAAAATTCTTAATGCTTATTTAAAAAACCTTTCTAATAAAAGTTAA
- a CDS encoding radical SAM protein — MMWIKSNYQKFRKHFKDKGFFYALWRGIKYFVYLIKKYKGEKKLHFKKKTLKKGGTEVVCFDKNIKIFWKEKEITKDVGLNTSLIIKGNCFTSPKAKWKVKIIDTDILSILVIWKKIPIRQDWLIKLVSPDKIVWLVDIEIKKDISFEERKASIMVSSLYKRWINSYEEGFFPVIRNWEEIPLQLKESKFIGVRTFENDLLNIIFDYAKNYFKTSPSLQNTGKENNARVLNACMGKEDYKKGKYPYFRGEILLIKDEQILENYIEKARGEFTKKIFLNKKDDFKVVLVNLPWQRDGKWGVRAGSRWPHIKTEEENNYQPFPFFLAYSASLLKNNGFEVYLIDCLAEKIDFIKLKQKIKEIKPQLLLAETSTPSLYNDLEILEQLSGNFPIALSGPEANIRKKEFLERNPFIDFVLVGEYEVTLLELVKSIKENLSFQNILGLIYRSDGEVKINPPRPLIKDLDSLPWPLREGLPMESYIDAPGEMPLPSVQMWSSRGCIFKCLFCLWPSLMYQGNIFRTRNPLKVVEEMEYLVKEMGFRSIYFDDDTFNIGKERVLEICRQIRKYKLNIPWAIMARPDLMDKEMLSALKEAGVWAIKYGVESGEQKLLDKIGKNMNLQKAIEMIRLTKKLGIKFHLTFMFGLPGETMGSIKETIELAIDLAPFSLQFSLVTPFPGTSLFEYCKDSEEIASYDWEAYDGNYNCVINTEALTSKEIENFKNLALQIWRDYQKGILSYAEACKILPKT, encoded by the coding sequence ATGATGTGGATAAAATCAAACTACCAGAAATTTAGAAAACACTTTAAAGATAAGGGATTTTTTTATGCTCTCTGGAGGGGAATAAAATATTTTGTTTATCTTATAAAAAAATATAAAGGGGAGAAAAAACTGCACTTTAAAAAGAAGACCCTTAAGAAAGGAGGTACGGAGGTAGTTTGTTTTGATAAAAACATAAAGATTTTTTGGAAAGAAAAAGAAATTACTAAAGATGTGGGATTAAATACATCTTTAATCATAAAAGGTAATTGTTTTACTTCTCCAAAGGCAAAATGGAAGGTAAAAATTATAGATACCGATATCCTTTCAATTTTAGTTATTTGGAAGAAAATTCCTATTAGACAGGATTGGTTAATAAAATTGGTCTCTCCCGATAAAATCGTATGGTTAGTAGATATAGAAATAAAGAAAGATATTTCTTTTGAAGAAAGAAAGGCCAGCATTATGGTTTCTTCTTTATATAAGCGCTGGATTAATTCCTATGAAGAAGGTTTTTTCCCAGTCATTAGAAACTGGGAAGAAATTCCCCTGCAGTTAAAAGAAAGTAAATTTATTGGGGTTAGGACTTTTGAAAACGACTTACTCAATATTATCTTTGATTATGCAAAAAATTATTTTAAAACTTCTCCTTCTCTACAGAATACTGGCAAAGAAAATAATGCCCGGGTTTTAAATGCCTGTATGGGTAAAGAGGATTACAAGAAAGGGAAATATCCATATTTTAGAGGAGAAATTTTATTAATTAAGGATGAGCAGATTTTGGAAAATTATATTGAAAAGGCAAGGGGAGAGTTCACAAAAAAAATTTTCTTAAATAAAAAAGATGATTTTAAAGTTGTCTTAGTAAATCTTCCTTGGCAGAGAGATGGTAAATGGGGAGTGCGTGCCGGTTCACGCTGGCCACATATAAAAACTGAAGAAGAGAATAACTATCAACCTTTTCCTTTCTTTTTGGCTTACTCTGCCAGTCTCCTCAAAAATAATGGTTTTGAAGTTTATCTCATTGATTGTCTTGCAGAAAAGATAGATTTTATAAAACTCAAGCAGAAAATCAAAGAGATAAAACCTCAGCTTTTGTTAGCCGAAACTTCTACCCCATCTCTGTATAACGATTTAGAGATTTTGGAACAGCTCTCTGGAAATTTTCCTATTGCCCTTTCCGGACCGGAGGCAAATATAAGAAAAAAAGAATTTCTGGAGAGGAATCCTTTTATTGATTTTGTTTTGGTAGGTGAATATGAAGTAACCCTTTTAGAGTTAGTAAAGAGCATAAAAGAGAATCTCTCTTTTCAAAATATCCTTGGTTTAATTTATAGAAGTGACGGAGAGGTAAAGATAAATCCTCCGCGTCCACTGATTAAAGACTTAGACTCTCTACCCTGGCCATTAAGGGAAGGTTTACCCATGGAGAGTTATATTGATGCTCCCGGAGAGATGCCTTTACCCTCAGTGCAGATGTGGTCAAGCAGAGGCTGTATTTTTAAGTGTCTGTTCTGTCTCTGGCCATCGCTGATGTACCAAGGAAATATTTTTCGCACAAGAAATCCTTTAAAAGTTGTAGAGGAGATGGAATATTTAGTTAAAGAGATGGGATTTAGGTCTATTTATTTTGATGACGATACCTTTAATATTGGTAAAGAAAGAGTTTTAGAGATTTGTAGGCAAATAAGAAAATATAAACTCAACATTCCTTGGGCAATAATGGCAAGGCCGGATTTAATGGATAAAGAGATGCTTTCTGCTTTGAAGGAAGCCGGTGTATGGGCAATAAAGTATGGTGTAGAATCAGGAGAGCAAAAATTATTAGACAAGATTGGTAAGAATATGAATCTCCAAAAAGCGATAGAGATGATTCGTTTGACTAAAAAATTGGGGATAAAATTTCATCTTACCTTTATGTTTGGTCTGCCTGGAGAAACTATGGGCTCAATCAAAGAAACAATTGAGCTTGCAATAGACCTTGCTCCTTTTTCTCTCCAGTTTTCCTTAGTTACCCCTTTCCCGGGGACAAGTCTTTTTGAATACTGTAAAGATTCAGAGGAAATTGCTTCCTATGATTGGGAAGCGTATGATGGGAATTACAATTGTGTGATAAATACAGAAGCCTTAACCTCTAAGGAGATAGAGAATTTTAAAAATCTTGCTTTGCAAATCTGGAGAGATTATCAAAAAGGGATTTTAAGCTATGCAGAGGCCTGTAAAATCCTACCAAAGACTTAG
- a CDS encoding radical SAM protein, giving the protein MDNTFPEAISKIFSYFRPSVIKDKYFYLKGIKSKQFAFSGPLSVQIDLTDECNSHCLACWCNSPLLGENNKNKDSLAFPLVINLLEELEYLRTREIVLSGGGEPFLHPHILEIIKRIKQKKFICHINTNFTLLNKKIIDELIKLRLDYLTISLWAGSVKTYRMVHPHRTDEDFCRIKENLILLNSLKRKLPKVKVYNVIFNLNYFEMEEMLEFAEDVRADYIEYTILDVIPDKTAVLLPNREEFNRIKEISQRILQRKNKIKILNFEHFLRRISQEEAIKGEYEKNFIENIPCYSGWLFSRILANGEVTPCLKAHRFPVGNLYKNSFREIWNGELMQEFRRKTIDGNKNDGLFYLIGNGDGKEIGCLRICDDLMRNFYFYNKINSLTYLEGIIYRLIP; this is encoded by the coding sequence ATGGATAACACATTTCCCGAGGCGATATCTAAAATTTTTAGCTATTTTAGACCTTCGGTAATCAAAGACAAATATTTTTACCTTAAAGGGATAAAGAGTAAACAGTTTGCCTTCTCTGGTCCGTTATCGGTTCAAATAGATTTAACTGATGAGTGTAATAGCCATTGTCTTGCCTGCTGGTGCAATTCTCCTTTACTGGGAGAAAACAATAAAAATAAGGATTCCCTTGCCTTTCCTTTAGTAATTAATCTTCTTGAAGAATTGGAATACTTAAGGACAAGAGAAATTGTTCTCTCTGGTGGAGGGGAGCCTTTTTTACATCCGCATATTCTTGAGATAATAAAAAGAATTAAGCAAAAAAAATTTATCTGTCACATCAATACAAATTTTACTTTATTAAATAAAAAAATCATAGATGAACTTATCAAATTGAGATTGGATTATCTTACCATTAGTCTCTGGGCAGGTTCAGTTAAGACCTATAGAATGGTTCATCCTCATAGAACTGATGAAGATTTTTGTAGAATAAAAGAAAATTTAATTCTTCTAAATTCTTTAAAAAGAAAATTACCCAAAGTGAAGGTTTACAATGTGATTTTTAATTTAAATTACTTTGAAATGGAAGAGATGCTTGAATTTGCAGAAGATGTAAGGGCAGATTATATTGAATATACGATTTTAGATGTAATTCCTGATAAAACCGCTGTTTTATTGCCCAATAGGGAAGAATTTAATAGAATAAAAGAGATTTCTCAGAGAATTCTACAGAGAAAAAATAAAATAAAAATCTTAAATTTTGAACATTTTTTAAGAAGAATTTCTCAAGAGGAAGCGATAAAAGGAGAATATGAAAAAAATTTTATTGAGAACATTCCCTGTTACAGTGGCTGGTTATTTTCGCGAATTTTAGCCAATGGTGAGGTTACCCCCTGTCTTAAGGCGCATCGTTTTCCTGTAGGGAATTTGTATAAAAATAGTTTTAGGGAAATCTGGAATGGAGAGTTAATGCAGGAATTTAGAAGAAAAACTATTGATGGAAATAAAAACGATGGTCTTTTTTATCTTATAGGAAATGGAGACGGAAAGGAGATAGGTTGTTTGCGTATCTGTGATGATTTGATGCGCAATTTCTATTTTTATAATAAAATTAACTCTTTAACTTATTTAGAGGGGATAATCTATAGGCTAATTCCATGA
- a CDS encoding glycosyltransferase has product MAKNLTLIFPVRNEKENLKILLPRVEKLLDSRTEIIIVDDGSNDGLEEIKDIFSFLNLKIVKNRKRGLASAIDTGIKNATTEIICWMDADLSMPVELIPEMVKFISEYAIVVGSRYICSGKDKRNNRIRVLTSKLFNLMSKKILNTETCDLTSGFIAIRKEVLKELKIEGKLGEYFLNLIFQAEKKGFRIKEIPYIFQERRKGKSKIAPTPFVFLRNSLFYLRMLLRLKFCNLFSGKDNKVLDKET; this is encoded by the coding sequence ATGGCTAAAAATTTGACACTTATTTTTCCAGTAAGGAATGAGAAAGAGAATCTAAAGATTTTACTTCCCCGAGTAGAAAAATTATTGGATTCACGGACAGAAATAATTATCGTAGACGATGGTTCAAACGATGGCTTAGAAGAAATTAAAGACATTTTTTCGTTTTTAAATCTTAAAATTGTTAAAAATAGAAAAAGAGGATTAGCCTCAGCCATTGATACGGGAATTAAAAATGCAACTACTGAAATTATTTGCTGGATGGATGCAGATTTATCTATGCCTGTAGAACTTATCCCCGAAATGGTTAAATTTATTTCTGAATACGCTATAGTGGTTGGTTCGCGTTATATATGTTCAGGAAAAGATAAGAGAAATAATAGAATACGCGTTTTAACTTCAAAATTATTTAATTTAATGAGTAAAAAAATATTGAATACAGAAACTTGTGACCTCACTTCGGGGTTTATAGCTATAAGAAAAGAGGTATTGAAAGAATTAAAAATAGAAGGCAAACTTGGAGAATATTTTTTAAATCTAATTTTTCAAGCAGAAAAAAAGGGATTTAGAATTAAAGAGATTCCCTATATATTTCAAGAGAGAAGAAAAGGGAAAAGTAAAATCGCCCCCACTCCTTTTGTATTTTTAAGAAACTCTCTGTTTTACCTCAGGATGTTACTCCGGCTTAAATTTTGTAATTTATTTTCCGGTAAAGATAATAAAGTCTTGGATAAGGAGACTTAA